In Solanum stenotomum isolate F172 chromosome 6, ASM1918654v1, whole genome shotgun sequence, one DNA window encodes the following:
- the LOC125866646 gene encoding gibberellin 2-beta-dioxygenase 2-like — protein sequence MVSEKIQENIKLPIIDLSLEKSQIIKLIVKASEEFGFFKVINHGVDTNVIKKMEDESYKFFSKPFSQKQCAGPANPYGYGCKNIGLNGDNGEVEYLLLHANPNLSISQISKNISSDPLMFSCAVNGYVESVRELACTILELMAQGLRVQQTSVYSNLLMDLHSDSLLRINHYPPFNWTPHLLHHDCDTSPNSCNSTVSKIGFGEHTDPQILTILRSNDAPGLQISPQKGLWVPISPHPNTAFAVFVGDTLQALTNGRFKSVRHRAMVNSCKTRMSMVYFGAPSPHARICCPLELVTTTPHKPYHLYRPFTWAEYKKATYSMRLGDTRLDQFFRLQSENDEIISINNQTS from the exons ATGGTTTctgaaaaaattcaagaaaatattaagcTTCCAATCATTGACCTTTCATTAGAGAAATCACAAATAATAAAACTCATAGTGAAAGCCTCTGAAGAATTTGGTTTTTTCAAAGTTATTAACCATGGTGTTGACAcaaatgttataaaaaaaatggaagatgaaagttataaatttttttccaaaCCTTTTTCCCAAAAACAATGTGCTGGTCCAGCAAATCCATATGGTTATGGTTGCAAAAACATAGGATTAAATGGAGATAATGGAGAAGTTGAATATTTGTTACTTCATGCCAATCCTAATTTGTCTATCTctcaaatatcaaaaaatatttcaagtgaTCCACTTATGTTCAG TTGTGCAGTAAATGGATATGTAGAATCAGTGAGGGAGTTGGCATGTACGATATTGGAATTGATGGCACAAGGATTGAGGGTCCAACAAACTTCAGTCTACAGTAATCTTCTCATGGACCTTCATTCTGATTCTCTACTACGGATTAATCACTACCCTCCATTCAACTGGACCCCACATCTTCTCCATCATGATTGTGATACGTCACCTAACTCCTGCAACTCCACGGTAAGTAAAATTGGATTTGGAGAGCATACGGACCCTCAGATCTTGACCATCTTAAGATCAAACGATGCTCCTGGCCTACAAATATCACCTCAAAAGGGATTGTGGGTCCCTATATCACCTCACCCGAATACTGCTTTCGCCGTCTTCGTTGGAGACACTTTACAG GCTCTGACAAATGGAAGGTTTAAGAGTGTGAGGCATAGGGCAATGGTGAATTCATGCAAAACTAGGATGTCAATGGTGTACTTTGGTGCCCCATCACCCCATGCTAGAATTTGTTGTCCCTTAGAATTGGTCACTACAACACCACACAAACCTTATCATCTATATAGGCCATTCACTTGGGCTGAGTACAAGAAAGCTACTTATTCCATGAGACTTGGGGACACTCGTCTTGATCAATTTTTCAGACTACAATcagaaaatgatgaaataatatCTATTAATAATCAGACGTCttaa
- the LOC125866669 gene encoding desiccation-related protein PCC13-62: MILVSFLLLILHLLSSSCDEYFINDKNNVTKSDVDLLEFPLNLEYMEAEFFLWGSLGYGLDKFAPQLTDGGPKPIGVRIAKLSPLIRDVIAQFGFQEVGHLRAIKETVTGFPRPLLNLSRESFATVMNDAFGHPLQPSFDPYANDINYLLASYVIPYVGLTGYVGANPKLQSPIAKRLVAGLLGVESGQDAVLRALLYERGRENVEPYGITVTKFTNRISELRNKLGRQGIKDEGLRVKPKIGAEGSIRGNILAGGKYSLSYDRTPEEILRIVYGSGQESKPGGFYPNGAEGRIAKSYL, encoded by the exons ATGATACTTGTTTCTTTCTTACTACTGATTTTGCACCTATTGAGTTCAAGTTGTGATGAGTATTTTATAAATGATAAGAATAATGTGACTAAATCAGATGTGGATTTATTAGAATTTCCATTAAATTTAGAGTATATGGAAGCTGAATTTTTCTTGTGGGGTTCTTTGGGTTATGGCTTAGATAAGTTTGCACCTCAACTTACTGATGGTGGACCAAAGCCTATTGGTGTTAGGATTGCTAAACTTAGCCCTCTTATAAGAGATGTCATTGCTCAATTTGGATTTCAAGAAGTTGGCCATCTCAG GGCAATCAAGGAAACAGTAACAGGATTTCCAAGGCCACTTCTAAATCTAAGCAGAGAATCATTCGCAACAGTGATGAATGATGCATTTGGACATCCATTACAACCATCTTTTGATCCTTATGCTAATGACATCAACTATCTCCTTGCCTCTTATGTCATCCCATATGTTGGACTTACTGGATATGTTGGAGCCAATCCTAAACTCCAGAGTCCTATTGccaaaaga CTAGTAGCAGGACTACTAGGAGTAGAATCAGGTCAAGACGCAGTTCTAAGAGCTTTGTTGTACGAGCGAGGGAGAGAGAATGTGGAACCTTATGGGATAACGGTAACAAAGTTCACGAATCGAATATCGGAGCTGAGGAACAAGTTAGGACGCCAAGGAATTAAAGATGAAGGACTTAGAGTGAAACCAAAAATAGGTGCTGAAGGGAGCATAAGGGGCAACATACTTGCAG GGGGCAAGTACTCGCTTTCCTATGACAGAACGCCGGAAGAAATACTCCGGATCGTGTACGGGAGCGGGCAGGAGAGTAAACCGGGTGGATTTTACCCGAATGGAGCGGAGGGTCGGATAGCCAAATCATATCTTTAA
- the LOC125869014 gene encoding cell wall / vacuolar inhibitor of fructosidase 1-like, which yields MVDAIKAKANQGVEIISTLLNSNPPEERRVPLKKCAFSYKVILTVSLPLAIEALTKGNPKFAEDGMVGCFGDSQNCEENFKSSISPLTCLNNAVHELSGQSN from the coding sequence ATGGTGGACGCCATCAAAGCGAAGGCGAATCAAGGAGTAGAGATCATTTCGACGCTCCTTAATTCGAATCCTCCTGAAGAACGGAGAGTTCCATTAAAAAAATGTGCTTTTTCATATAAGGTAATTTTGACAGTAAGTTTGCCTTTAGCTATTGAAGCTTTAACTAAAGGGAACCCAAAATTTGCTGAAGATGGCATGGTTGGATGTTTTGGAGATTCTCAGAATTGTGAGGAAAATTTCAAGAGTAGTATTTCACCTCTTACTTGTTTGAACAATGCAGTACATGAGCTTTCTGGGCAGAGCAATTAA
- the LOC125866652 gene encoding uncharacterized protein LOC125866652 isoform X1 yields the protein MDHMLSRGSDFEVDLESCRSTSGEAGNNNSTLDAKAGNVLFTSVCNGDGEELSKTENGLNMYSHAQDGDELTRGSVRVCIDEASLVEKKKSKEKRKSTSAKKPPKPPRPPRGLSLDAADQKLIKEIAELATIKRARIERMKALKKLKAAKAAPPSAALNGSSLALLFTIFFFFVLLFQGISYRSSTMNFYDSVQLGRVRENRFIIVQEDSNLSTSAAIVARSDSSDSVEQASGLTHGVVRKLSQAEIQ from the exons ATGGATCATATGTTATCTAGAGGGAGTGATTTTGAGGTTGATCTTGAGAGCTGTAGGAGTACGAGTGGAGAAGCCGGAAATAATAATTCTACTTTGGATGCTAAAGCAGGGAATGTACTTTTCACTAGTGTCTGTAACGGAGATGGTGAAGAACTTTCTAAAACTGAAAATGGATTGAATATGTATAGCCATGCACAGGATGGGGATGAGCTTACTCGGGGGAGTGTTAGAGTGTGTATAGATGAGGCAAGTTTagtagagaagaaaaaaagcaaagaaaaacGTAAATCCACGAGTGCTAAGAAGCCTCCCAAACCTCCTAGACCTCCCAGAGGATTGTCTTTGGATGCTGCTGACCAGAAATTGATTAAAGAGATTGCGGAACTCGCAACGATTAAACGTGCACGGATTGAGCGAATGAAGGCTTTGAAGAAACTGAAAGCAGCAAAAGCGGCGCCGCCTTCAGCAGCATTGAATGGCAGTTCCCTTGCCTTGCtctttactatttttttcttttttgtgctATTGTTTCAAG GGATATCTTATAGAAGTTCAACTATGAACTTTTATGATTCAGTCCAACTGGGCAGGGTAAGGGAGAATAGGTTCATTATTGTACAGGAAGACTCTAATTTATCCACCAGTGCTGCCATCGTCGCAAGGTCTGACTCTTCTGA TTCAGTGGAGCAGGCTTCTGGTTTAACTCATGGAGTAGTCCGAAAATTATCACAAGCTGAAATTCAGTGA
- the LOC125866652 gene encoding uncharacterized protein LOC125866652 isoform X2 produces the protein MDHMLSRGSDFEVDLESCRSTSGEAGNNNSTLDAKAGNVLFTSVCNGDGEELSKTENGLNMYSHAQDGDELTRGSVRVCIDEASLVEKKKSKEKRKSTSAKKPPKPPRPPRGLSLDAADQKLIKEIAELATIKRARIERMKALKKLKAAKAAPPSAALNGSSLALLFTIFFFFVLLFQGISYRSSTMNFYDSVQLGRVRENRFIIVQEDSNLSTSAAIVARSDSSDGAGFWFNSWSSPKIITS, from the exons ATGGATCATATGTTATCTAGAGGGAGTGATTTTGAGGTTGATCTTGAGAGCTGTAGGAGTACGAGTGGAGAAGCCGGAAATAATAATTCTACTTTGGATGCTAAAGCAGGGAATGTACTTTTCACTAGTGTCTGTAACGGAGATGGTGAAGAACTTTCTAAAACTGAAAATGGATTGAATATGTATAGCCATGCACAGGATGGGGATGAGCTTACTCGGGGGAGTGTTAGAGTGTGTATAGATGAGGCAAGTTTagtagagaagaaaaaaagcaaagaaaaacGTAAATCCACGAGTGCTAAGAAGCCTCCCAAACCTCCTAGACCTCCCAGAGGATTGTCTTTGGATGCTGCTGACCAGAAATTGATTAAAGAGATTGCGGAACTCGCAACGATTAAACGTGCACGGATTGAGCGAATGAAGGCTTTGAAGAAACTGAAAGCAGCAAAAGCGGCGCCGCCTTCAGCAGCATTGAATGGCAGTTCCCTTGCCTTGCtctttactatttttttcttttttgtgctATTGTTTCAAG GGATATCTTATAGAAGTTCAACTATGAACTTTTATGATTCAGTCCAACTGGGCAGGGTAAGGGAGAATAGGTTCATTATTGTACAGGAAGACTCTAATTTATCCACCAGTGCTGCCATCGTCGCAAGGTCTGACTCTTCTGA TGGAGCAGGCTTCTGGTTTAACTCATGGAGTAGTCCGAAAATTATCACAAGCTGA
- the LOC125866652 gene encoding uncharacterized protein LOC125866652 isoform X3, translating into MDHMLSRGSDFEVDLESCRSTSGEAGNNNSTLDAKAGNVLFTSVCNGDGEELSKTENGLNMYSHAQDGDELTRGSVRVCIDEASLVEKKKSKEKRKSTSAKKPPKPPRPPRGLSLDAADQKLIKEIAELATIKRARIERMKALKKLKAAKAAPPSAALNGSSLALLFTIFFFFVLLFQGISYRSSTMNFYDSVQLGRVRENRFIIVQEDSNLSTSAAIVASGAGFWFNSWSSPKIITS; encoded by the exons ATGGATCATATGTTATCTAGAGGGAGTGATTTTGAGGTTGATCTTGAGAGCTGTAGGAGTACGAGTGGAGAAGCCGGAAATAATAATTCTACTTTGGATGCTAAAGCAGGGAATGTACTTTTCACTAGTGTCTGTAACGGAGATGGTGAAGAACTTTCTAAAACTGAAAATGGATTGAATATGTATAGCCATGCACAGGATGGGGATGAGCTTACTCGGGGGAGTGTTAGAGTGTGTATAGATGAGGCAAGTTTagtagagaagaaaaaaagcaaagaaaaacGTAAATCCACGAGTGCTAAGAAGCCTCCCAAACCTCCTAGACCTCCCAGAGGATTGTCTTTGGATGCTGCTGACCAGAAATTGATTAAAGAGATTGCGGAACTCGCAACGATTAAACGTGCACGGATTGAGCGAATGAAGGCTTTGAAGAAACTGAAAGCAGCAAAAGCGGCGCCGCCTTCAGCAGCATTGAATGGCAGTTCCCTTGCCTTGCtctttactatttttttcttttttgtgctATTGTTTCAAG GGATATCTTATAGAAGTTCAACTATGAACTTTTATGATTCAGTCCAACTGGGCAGGGTAAGGGAGAATAGGTTCATTATTGTACAGGAAGACTCTAATTTATCCACCAGTGCTGCCATCGTCGCAAG TGGAGCAGGCTTCTGGTTTAACTCATGGAGTAGTCCGAAAATTATCACAAGCTGA
- the LOC125866647 gene encoding zinc transporter 6, chloroplastic, producing MALCVMDTARALACRDGTAATNLKLISIFVIFFTSVIGITLPGFLARFLFHGKTVHDKAILIIKCFAAGVILSTSLVHVLPNAFTALSDCQVSSRHPWKDFPFSGLVTLIGVLTALLVDLTATSHVESHQNQAEGYAAVGNSEELGILSKKIDVEQQQREAEELVKLKQRLVSQVLEIGIIFHSVIIGVTLGMSQNQCTIRPLVAALSFHQIFEGMGLGGCIAQAGFSFGTTAYMSFMFSVTTPMGIVLGMIVFSITGYDDTSPNALILEGLLGSLSSGILIYMALVDLIALDFFHNKLMSGQSSLKKVSFIVLVLGSTSMSILALWA from the exons ATGGCTTTGTGTGTGATGGATACAGCGCGAGCTTTAGCATGTAGAGATGGAACAGCAGCAACAAATCTCAAACTCATTTCTATATTCGTCATTTTCTTCACTAGTGTAATCGGAATAACGTTGCCGGGTTTTTTAGCCCGGTTTTTATTTCACGGCAAAACGGTTCACGATAAAGCGATTTTAATAATCAAATGCTTCGCCGCCGGCGTGATTCTCTCTACCTCGCTTGTTCACGTTCTTCCCAATGCATTCACTGCACTTTCTGATTGTCAAGTTTCTTCCCGTCATCCATGGAAGGATTTTCCGTTTTCCGGTCTGGTAACTTTGATCGGCGTATTAACGGCGTTGTTAGTCGATTTGACGGCGACTTCTCATGTGGAAAGTCATCAGAATCAGGCGGAAGGATATGCGGCAGTTGGGAATAGTGAAGAATTAGGGATTTTGAGTAAGAAAATTGACGTTGAACAGCAACAGAGAGAAGCAGAGGAATTGGTGAAATTGAAGCAGAGATTAGTATCGCAAGTTTTGGAAATTGGGATAATTTTTCATTCTGTTATAATTGGTGTGACTTTAGGGATGTCGCAGAATCAGTGTACGATTAGACCTCTTGTGGCTGCACTATCTTTTCATCAGATTTTTGAAGGGATGGGTCTTGGAGGTTGTATCGCTCAG GCAGGATTTAGCTTTGGAACAACAGCATATATGAGCTTCATGTTCTCAGTGACAACACCAATGGGTATAGTATTGGGGATGATAGTTTTCTCAATAACAGGATATGATGATACAAGCCCAAATGCATTAATCCTTGAAGGTTTATTGGGGTCTTTATCTTCTGGTATATTAATATACATGGCCCTAGTTGATCTTATTGCTCTTGATTTCTTTCACAACAAATTGATGAGTGGCCAATCATCCTTGAAAAAAGTATCTTTTATAGTTCTTGTTCTTGGATCTACATCTATGTCAATCCTTGCTCTTTGGGCTTGA
- the LOC125866650 gene encoding probable WRKY transcription factor 48, with translation MEKENNVKTEITNTSSIGNGNSSSNTMFDIEKDYSLSFLLETMFGVDEHQDCYNNDNTTTSSIFDLLMFPSQQQHQQQCFITCSSVPESSSILSDHLINNVPVTPNLSSISSSSTELAANEDHQHKYKKQLKPNKKKQKGKKEPRFAFMTKSEVDHLDDGFRWRKYGQKAVKNSPFPRSYYRCTTSTCGVKKRVERSIQDTSIVVTTYEGVHTHPCPLTPRGWVGVQPVTTTYGGRVGGGDSGGRSHYGDYSSSLFSTNNSLQEKRFWNSSNSSLAKDDNGLLQDMVSSRIRSDIIEG, from the exons ATggagaaagaaaataatgtaaaaacaGAGATAACAAATACTTCTTCAATTGGAAATGGAAATTCGAGCTCCAACACCATGTTTGATATCGAAAAAGATTATTCGTTAAGTTTTTTATTAGAAACAATGTTTGGTGTTGATGAACATCAAGATTgttataataatgataatactACAACTAGTTCTATTTTCGATTTGCTAATGTTTCCATCTCAACAgcaacatcaacaacaatgtTTTATTACTTGTTCATCAGTTCCAGAATCATCATCAATATTGTCTGATCATTTGATTAATAATGTCCCAGTAACACCAAATTTATCGTCGATTTCTTCATCATCAACTGAATTAGCTGCTAATGAAGATCATCAACACAAGTATAAGAAACA GTTAAAACCTAATAAGAAGAAGCAAAAGGGCAAAAAAGAGCCAAGATTTGCATTCATGACAAAGAGTGAAGTTGATCATTTGGATGATGGTTTTAGAtggaggaaatatggacaaaaaGCAGTAAAAAATAGCCCCTTTCCAAG GAGCTACTATCGTTGCACAACATCAACATGTGGTGTGAAAAAGAGAGTAGAAAGATCAATTCAAGATACTTCAATAGTTGTTACAACTTATGAAGGTGTACACACACATCCATGCCCTTTAACGCCACGTGGATGGGTCGGAGTTCAGCCGGTAACCACCACCTATGGTGGCCGCGTTGGTGGTGGTGATAGTGGAGGAAGAAGTCATTATGGTGATTATTCCTCTTCCTTATTTTCAACTAATaattcactacaagaaaaaaggTTTTGGAATTCTTCTAATTCCTCTTTGGCTAAAGATGATAATGGACTTCTTCAAGATATGGTGTCATCACGTATAAGAAGTGATATTATAGAAGGGTAG
- the LOC125866660 gene encoding probable prefoldin subunit 3, translating into MAACSSYTSEVTERRGIPAASFVQDVQSYLSQSGLDVNSALAFLQERLQQYRVVEMKLLAQQRDLQAKIPDIEKCLDIVATLQAKKDSSEALVADFEVSEGIYSRAKIEDAESVCLWLGANVMLQYSCEEATALLQTNWENAKASLEVLVADLQFLRDQVTITQVTTARVYNWDVHQRRLRQATTPKES; encoded by the exons ATGGCGGCGTGTTCGTCATACACCAGTGAAGTGACGGAGAGAAGAGGTATACCGGCGGCATCATTCGTACAAGACGTTCAGTCCTATCTAAGCCAATCTGGTCTCGATGTTAACTCTGCACTTGCATTCCTACAAGAAAG ACTTCAGCAATACCGAGTGGTTGAAATGAAACTTCTGGCCCAACAGAGGGATCTTCAG GCAAAGATTCCTGACATAGAGAAATGCTTGGATATAGTTGCTACTTTGCAAGCTAAGAAGGACAGTAGTGAG GCACTAGTCGCTGATTTTGAAGTGTCAGAAGGTATTTATTCCCGGGCTAAGATTGAAGATGCTGAATCTGTGTGTTTATGGCTAGGGGCAAATGTCATGCTGCAGTATTCATGCGAAGAG GCTACTGCACTTCTTCAAACAAACTGGGAAAATGCAAAAGCGAGTTTAGAGGTTCTTGTGGCTGATCTACAATTTTTGAGGGATCAAGTGACAATTACTCAG GTCACAACTGCTCGTGTATACAACTGGGATGTTCATCAACGTCGACTTCGACAAGCTACTACTCCCAAAGAATCATGA